The Eubacteriaceae bacterium Marseille-Q4139 genome has a window encoding:
- a CDS encoding polysaccharide pyruvyl transferase family protein, whose translation MGKVAIISCYFQHNYGSMLQAYATQMALDKMGYENETIDISGFNHEIRKAKMKYFAKASLTSDILLSKMGMAMNVLRRKISKDGYGALARQRNEKFDAFAKNHFRLSSIYHSKTELGQKCEENYSAVLVGSDQLWLPGNIAADYYTLNFVPESVNKIAYSTSFGQSELPKGSAAKASVFLKKIRHIGVREESGQELVKQLADRDVPVVCDPTLLFTGEEWMTVQQEKPLIDGKYIFCYFLGNNPPHREFAKRLREKTGCKIIALTHLDEYVKSDESYADETPYDIDPADFLNLIRNAEYVCTDSFHCSVFSILYKRPFFTFRRYTRKTRQSTNSRLDTLFHMVGISGRMMQGDENIEDCLKIKTDFDVAHKRLEIMRAKSYAYLEAALKDEGSTDL comes from the coding sequence ATGGGAAAAGTGGCAATCATATCGTGTTATTTTCAACATAATTATGGCAGTATGCTCCAGGCATACGCCACGCAGATGGCATTAGACAAGATGGGGTATGAAAATGAGACGATAGATATATCCGGTTTTAACCATGAAATTAGGAAGGCGAAAATGAAATACTTTGCAAAGGCGAGCCTAACTTCGGACATTCTGCTTTCAAAAATGGGAATGGCAATGAACGTATTACGCAGGAAAATATCCAAGGATGGCTATGGTGCATTGGCAAGGCAGCGAAATGAAAAGTTCGATGCATTTGCAAAGAACCATTTTAGACTTTCGTCAATATATCACTCAAAGACAGAACTTGGACAGAAGTGTGAAGAGAACTATTCTGCTGTCTTGGTGGGGAGCGACCAGCTTTGGCTACCCGGAAATATTGCGGCCGATTATTACACATTGAATTTTGTGCCGGAGTCTGTTAATAAGATTGCCTATTCCACAAGTTTCGGTCAGTCAGAGTTGCCGAAAGGCTCCGCAGCAAAGGCCAGTGTATTCTTAAAAAAAATCAGACATATTGGCGTGCGTGAGGAATCCGGCCAGGAATTAGTGAAACAGTTGGCTGACAGGGATGTTCCTGTTGTATGCGATCCCACGTTACTTTTTACAGGTGAGGAGTGGATGACGGTTCAACAAGAGAAGCCACTTATTGATGGAAAGTATATTTTCTGCTACTTCCTTGGCAATAACCCGCCGCATAGGGAGTTTGCAAAGAGACTAAGGGAAAAGACGGGATGCAAAATTATTGCACTGACACATTTAGATGAGTATGTTAAGAGTGATGAAAGCTATGCCGATGAGACACCTTATGATATTGATCCAGCAGATTTTCTAAACCTGATCCGCAACGCCGAGTATGTGTGTACGGATTCATTTCATTGTTCGGTATTCTCTATACTTTATAAGCGCCCGTTTTTCACATTTCGGCGTTATACTAGGAAAACACGGCAGTCAACCAACAGTCGTCTAGATACACTATTTCATATGGTTGGTATCAGCGGACGAATGATGCAGGGCGATGAAAATATAGAGGATTGTTTAAAGATTAAAACGGATTTTGATGTAGCACATAAGAGGCTTGAAATTATGAGAGCAAAATCCTATGCCTATTTAGAGGCAGCACTAAAAGACGAAGGGAGTACAGATTTGTGA
- a CDS encoding glycosyltransferase family 8 protein, which produces MIKHNPSVASIVYAADDKFAEILGVSLVSLYESSKDMDDIIVYILDSGITDANKQKLLSVCKFYKRSDAVFIPGKNISEKLSMNVAVDRGSLSQYARLFVSSDLPQELSRVLYLDCDIVIKKSIRELWNLDLQGKIIGALMDAFSRYYRKNIDLEPNDIMFNSGVMLIDLEKWRRDDIEDKLLKFIVAKIGRIQQGDQGALNAILSHDTYCFEPRFNSVTIFYDFTYKEMLIYRKPPKFYTEEEVHEAVENPAIIHFTTSFLSKRPWMKGCKHRYADEWMKYKKMSPWKDEPLREDNRPQWKQIGVKVLIRMPRKTAVRIAALMQVYGRPIINTLKR; this is translated from the coding sequence ATGATAAAGCACAATCCATCTGTCGCCTCTATTGTGTATGCCGCTGACGATAAATTCGCAGAGATTCTTGGAGTATCGCTGGTTTCTCTTTATGAGAGCAGTAAAGACATGGATGATATTATCGTTTATATCTTAGATTCAGGAATCACGGATGCGAACAAGCAGAAACTGCTGTCCGTATGTAAGTTCTATAAGCGGAGTGATGCTGTTTTCATTCCGGGAAAGAATATCAGCGAGAAGCTGTCCATGAATGTAGCAGTAGACAGAGGAAGCCTGAGTCAGTATGCTAGATTATTTGTATCCTCTGATCTACCACAAGAATTAAGTCGTGTTCTATATCTGGATTGCGATATCGTGATTAAGAAGTCCATTAGAGAACTGTGGAATCTTGATTTACAGGGTAAAATTATTGGTGCTCTTATGGATGCGTTCAGCAGATATTATCGAAAGAACATCGACTTGGAACCTAACGATATCATGTTCAACTCTGGTGTTATGTTGATTGACTTGGAAAAATGGAGGCGAGATGATATTGAAGATAAATTGCTGAAATTCATAGTGGCTAAAATCGGTAGGATTCAACAGGGAGACCAAGGAGCGTTAAATGCGATTTTAAGTCATGATACTTATTGCTTTGAACCGAGATTCAATTCTGTAACTATCTTCTATGACTTTACATATAAGGAGATGCTGATATATCGGAAGCCTCCTAAGTTTTACACGGAAGAGGAAGTACATGAGGCGGTAGAAAATCCGGCAATCATTCATTTCACAACCAGTTTTTTGAGTAAAAGGCCTTGGATGAAAGGCTGTAAACACCGGTATGCTGATGAATGGATGAAATATAAGAAGATGAGTCCTTGGAAGGATGAACCGTTGAGGGAAGACAATCGGCCACAGTGGAAACAAATTGGCGTAAAAGTCCTCATAAGAATGCCGAGAAAGACAGCTGTGAGAATTGCTGCATTAATGCAAGTCTATGGCAGACCGATAATAAATACGCTTAAAAGATAG
- a CDS encoding Coenzyme F420 hydrogenase/dehydrogenase, beta subunit C-terminal domain — MIQIEDKKDCCGCTACAAVCPKQCIEMESDNEGFCYPRVDTAKCIYCGACERVCPIRNQRKEVHVPQKAYLVQHKDKQVRIDSSAGGAFTAIATYVLAKGGAVFGAAYDENFQVRHTYVENTDELRKFRNSKYVQSDMGDCFRQVRDFLRSGRWVCFSGTPCQIEGLSRFLGRLYENLVLVDVVCHGIPSPLVWNKYLEYQKVSEDKPDNIRFRDKFYGYKYSTMSLIKGGKNVYHAGSQLDPMLRAFFNDICDRPSCYDCPFKKQYRASDMTIWDCFSVYDFDKTMDDDKGTTRVLCHTEKAAEIMQDLGSIARCKEVEPDKLVSGVKEMFGSVPINPKREKFFEDARRLSGAELFEKYYPITTKLKTAARKVLLTMGAYGAAKKCLNKLRGR, encoded by the coding sequence ATGATTCAGATAGAAGATAAAAAGGATTGTTGTGGATGCACCGCTTGTGCGGCGGTCTGTCCGAAACAGTGCATTGAAATGGAGTCTGATAACGAAGGCTTTTGCTATCCAAGGGTTGATACAGCAAAATGTATTTACTGCGGTGCTTGTGAACGAGTATGTCCAATCAGAAACCAGAGGAAAGAAGTACACGTACCACAAAAAGCCTACCTTGTGCAACACAAAGACAAACAGGTTCGTATAGATAGTTCGGCAGGTGGTGCATTTACCGCAATCGCAACCTATGTGTTGGCAAAAGGCGGAGCGGTCTTTGGTGCAGCGTATGATGAAAATTTTCAAGTGAGGCATACCTATGTAGAAAATACAGATGAATTGCGGAAGTTCCGAAACAGCAAATATGTACAAAGCGATATGGGAGACTGTTTCCGACAGGTGCGGGATTTTCTGAGATCAGGCCGCTGGGTTTGCTTCAGCGGAACACCTTGTCAGATAGAGGGATTGAGTCGCTTCTTAGGCAGGCTGTATGAAAATCTGGTGCTGGTCGATGTAGTATGCCACGGAATACCGTCTCCGCTTGTGTGGAATAAATATCTGGAATATCAGAAAGTGAGCGAAGATAAGCCAGATAATATCCGCTTCCGCGATAAATTTTATGGCTACAAGTATTCGACGATGAGCCTGATAAAAGGCGGAAAGAATGTGTATCATGCAGGCTCCCAGCTTGACCCGATGCTGCGGGCATTTTTCAATGATATTTGCGACCGTCCGTCCTGCTATGATTGTCCTTTCAAGAAGCAATATCGTGCCAGCGATATGACGATTTGGGATTGTTTCTCTGTCTATGACTTCGACAAAACGATGGACGACGATAAAGGCACCACACGGGTGCTGTGCCACACCGAGAAAGCAGCGGAAATCATGCAGGACTTGGGAAGTATTGCGAGATGCAAAGAGGTCGAGCCGGACAAGCTGGTAAGCGGAGTAAAAGAGATGTTTGGGTCTGTTCCGATCAATCCGAAGCGGGAGAAGTTTTTTGAAGACGCGAGAAGATTATCGGGGGCAGAATTGTTTGAAAAATATTACCCGATCACAACAAAACTGAAAACTGCTGCCCGTAAAGTGCTGCTGACAATGGGAGCCTACGGCGCAGCGAAAAAATGCTTGAATAAATTGCGAGGAAGATAA
- a CDS encoding glycosyltransferase produces the protein MVEKRKKILFIVEAMGGGVFTYIVDLANELVNIYDMYIAYAVRRQTPENYRDYFDGKVKLIEVKNFGRSINPIKDLKAFFEIRKIAEQVQPDIIHLHSSKAGALGRFAFNGKTGLLFYTPHGYSFLMKNHSVLKRLIYRTVETVCGKRNCTTISCSEGEHQETLKLTKDAVYVSNGININDLQKMMDSVGEVEKHPFTVFTLGRICYQKNPKMFNEIAMALPDVKFMWIGDGELRDVLTAPNIEITGWAKRELALHHSINGDVFLLTSLWEGLPISLLEAMYMKKLCVVSDVIGNRNVIHNDFNGYVCCNVDEFVKIIKSVQGKDVSGLTERAYSDILTQYNTGVMADKYSEIYMNKITVRNSRGGGHSMK, from the coding sequence ATGGTGGAAAAGAGAAAGAAAATTTTATTTATAGTCGAAGCCATGGGAGGCGGTGTGTTCACATACATTGTGGATTTGGCGAATGAACTGGTTAATATTTACGATATGTATATTGCTTATGCGGTACGTCGCCAGACACCGGAAAACTACAGAGATTACTTTGATGGTAAAGTAAAGCTGATTGAAGTTAAAAATTTCGGGCGTTCTATCAATCCTATTAAAGATTTAAAGGCTTTCTTTGAAATTAGAAAAATAGCTGAACAAGTGCAGCCTGATATTATACATCTTCACAGCAGTAAGGCTGGAGCATTGGGAAGATTTGCTTTTAATGGAAAAACAGGTCTTCTGTTTTACACACCTCATGGCTACAGCTTTTTAATGAAAAACCATAGCGTTTTGAAAAGGCTGATATATCGAACTGTGGAAACTGTGTGCGGAAAACGCAATTGCACGACCATCAGCTGCAGTGAAGGCGAGCATCAGGAAACTTTGAAACTTACCAAGGATGCTGTTTATGTGAGTAATGGTATCAATATCAATGATTTGCAGAAAATGATGGATTCAGTAGGTGAGGTAGAAAAACATCCTTTTACAGTGTTCACCTTGGGGCGTATTTGCTATCAAAAGAATCCGAAAATGTTTAATGAGATTGCTATGGCTTTACCAGATGTAAAGTTTATGTGGATTGGAGATGGGGAACTTAGAGATGTGTTAACAGCCCCTAATATAGAAATTACAGGTTGGGCAAAACGGGAACTTGCCCTTCATCATTCTATAAATGGGGATGTTTTTTTGCTTACGAGTCTTTGGGAGGGGCTTCCTATCAGTTTGCTTGAGGCAATGTATATGAAGAAACTTTGTGTTGTTTCAGATGTTATCGGAAATCGAAATGTCATACATAATGATTTTAATGGTTATGTTTGCTGCAATGTAGATGAGTTTGTCAAAATTATTAAATCAGTGCAAGGCAAAGATGTATCAGGATTAACTGAAAGAGCATACAGCGATATTTTGACTCAGTATAACACGGGTGTCATGGCTGATAAATACAGTGAGATATATATGAATAAAATAACTGTCCGAAATTCTCGGGGGGGGGGGCACAGCATGAAGTAG